ATATTGTAGATCAGTGGGTATTTGGAGTAGAAACTACTGATGGAGAAATGGCTAGAAAAGCTATTAGAAGAATAGTTGAAAACAAGTAATTTCATTAAAAAATAAATTTTCAAGTAAAAAATATTATATTTAAATGAAGTAAAAAAATAATTTCCTCTGGCGGTGTCCTGATTATTAGGATACCGCTAGAGAAATATTTGGTAAAAGGAGGTTGATTACAGTTACTAATATAATGAATATTTTATCGACAAAAATACCTTTGGGAAATTGGGTAGAAAACTTTGTAAATTTCTTGATAAATAATTTTGGTGGCCCCTTAGATGCATTTTCAAATTTTATTGGGGCAATGATTAATAATATAGAAAGTTTATTAGCATTTTCCCCAGCTTTTGTTTTAATTGGAATAGTTGCTTTGATTGCCTGGAAATTAAAAAATTATAAATTATCTATATTTGTTGTATTAGGTTTAGGTTTGGTATGGAATCTGCAAATGTGGGATCCTTTAGTAACAACTCTTGCATCGATAATAACTTCTGTTGTTGTTGCATTAGTAATTGGAATACCAATAGGAATTCTAAAAGCTCATAATAAAATTATAGATTATATTACTCGTCCTATTCTTGATTTTATGCAGACAATTCCACCATTCGTATATTTGATACCTGCTCTTATGTTCTTTGGTTTAGGTAATGTATCTGGGGTAATTGCTACTGTTGTTTTTGCAATAGCCCCTCCAATTAGACTTACTTACCTGGGAATTAAACAGGTTGATGAGGAGCTAAAAGAAGCCGGACATGCTTTCGGAGCAAATTGGTGGCAATTATTAACAAAAGTAGAGCTTCCAGGTGCTATGCCTTCAATTATGATGGGAGTTAATCAGTGTATAATGCTTGCTTTATCTATGGTT
This region of Halanaerobiales bacterium genomic DNA includes:
- a CDS encoding proline/glycine betaine ABC transporter permease, coding for MNILSTKIPLGNWVENFVNFLINNFGGPLDAFSNFIGAMINNIESLLAFSPAFVLIGIVALIAWKLKNYKLSIFVVLGLGLVWNLQMWDPLVTTLASIITSVVVALVIGIPIGILKAHNKIIDYITRPILDFMQTIPPFVYLIPALMFFGLGNVSGVIATVVFAIAPPIRLTYLGIKQVDEELKEAGHAFGANWWQLLTKVELPGAMPSIMMGVNQCIMLALSMVVIAAMIGAGGLGKPVLRSLSVVDIGLGFEAGLGVVIIAMVLDRMFGRD